In a single window of the Gossypium hirsutum isolate 1008001.06 chromosome D02, Gossypium_hirsutum_v2.1, whole genome shotgun sequence genome:
- the LOC107910030 gene encoding multicopper oxidase LPR1 — MKAFPFKAYLSLSLSLTHTQYSRFLPLFSLVSMRRILLFLLLLAHLGELGAEDRLLNPSKLEMFVDELPDMPKIQGFRMLNTSPKPKSLMIGMFKKKWKFHRDLPPTPVFAYGASRRGATVPGPTIEALQGIDTYVTWKNFLPSKHILPWDPTIPTAIPATKTGIPTVVHLHGGMHEPANDGNANSWFTAGFKEKGPDWSKRTYRYNNNQQPGSLWYHDHAMGLTRVNLLAGLIGAYVIRHPEVEGPLELPHGEEFDRPLIVFDRSFRKDGSIYMNSTGNNPSIHPQWQPEYFGDLIIVNGKAWPKMTVRRRKYRLRIVNASNARFFRLFFTNGLEFIHVASDSTYLVEPVVTNETLLAPSEIADVVVDFSKSKTDEAVLANDAPYPYPSGDPVNELNGRVMKFTIKKEREVDTWRVPDKLIQYPSPDLSSATQTRYIAMYEYTSDTDEPTHLYINGKPYEAPATETPKAGTSEIWNVINLTEDNHPIHIHLAVFTVLDQTELVKAEEFKACMSKMNDAIKCQISKHARGKKLRVAAHEKGWKNVYKMTPGYVTRILVRFSYIHSNTSYSFDPTGMPGYVYHCHILDHEDNAMMRPLVVMK; from the exons ATGAAGGCATTCCCTTTCAAAGCTTATCTCTCTCTCTCACTCTCACTCACGCACACACAATACTCACgctttctccctctgttttctcTGGTTTCGATGAGGAGGATTCTGCTTTTTCTCCTACTTTTAGCTCACCTTGGGGAGCTCGGCGCTGAAGATAGGCTTCTGAATCCATCAAAACTGGAGATGTTCGTTGATGAGCTTCCAGATATGCCTAAAATCCAAGGTTTTCGTATGCTCAATACTTCCCCCAAACCCAAGTCACTCATGATTGGCATGTTCAAGAAAAAATGG AAATTCCACAGGGACTTGCCTCCAACGCCAGTGTTCGCCTATGGTGCTTCAAGGCGCGGGGCAACAGTCCCCGGTCCGACCATCGAGGCACTCCAGGGAATTGACACTTACGTGACATGGAAAAACTTTCTCCCATCAAAGCACATACTGCCATGGGATCCGACAATTCCCACTGCCATACCTGCAACCAAGACGGGAATCCCTACCGTAGTGCATCTCCATGGCGGCATGCATGAACCCGCCAATGATGGAAACGCAAACTCATGGTTCACTGCTGGATTCAAAGAGAAGGGTCCTgactggtctaagagaacatatCGCTACAACAATAATCAGCAGCCTGGAAGTCTTTGGTACCATGATCATGCCATGGGGTTGACTAGAGTCAACCTATTAGCCGGTCTGATAGGAGCCTATGTTATTCGACACCCTGAGGTTGAGGGCCCACTTGAACTTCCCCACGGCGAAGAGTTCGATCGGCCTTTGATCGTCTTTGATCGTAGCTTTCGTAAGGATGGATCCATATACATGAATTCCACCGGAAACAACCCCTCTATACATCCGCAATGGCAGCCGGAATATTTCGGCGACTTAATCATAGTGAATGGTAAGGCATGGCCCAAGATGACGGTACGACGCCGTAAATACCGATTACGTATAGTCAACGCTAGCAATGCTAGATTCTTCAGACTTTTCTTCACAAATGGCTTGGAGTTCATCCACGTGGCATCTGACTCGACTTACCTCGTGGAACCCGTGGTGACCAATGAAACTCTGCTGGCACCCTCAGAGATTGCTGACGTGGTCGTTGACTTTTCAAAGTCAAAGACTGATGAAGCTGTTCTGGCTAACGATGCACCCTACCCTTACCCGTCCGGAGACCCAGTCAACGAATTAAACGGTAGAGTCATGAAATTTACCATCAAGAAAGAGCGAGAGGTTGACACGTGGCGAGTTCCCGATAAATTGATCCAATATCCTTCCCCAGATTTATCCAGTGCGACCCAAACACGATATATTGCAATGTACGAATACACAAGCGACACCGACGAACCGACGCATCTCTACATCAATGGGAAACCGTACGAGGCGCCGGCAACGGAGACGCCGAAGGCAGGGACGAGTGAGATCTGGAACGTAATTAATTTAACGGAAGATAATCATCCGATTCACATTCATTTGGCAGTGTTTACGGTGTTGGATCAAACGGAGCTAGTAAAAGCAGAGGAGTTTAAGGCCTGCATGTCGAAAATGAACGACGCCATCAAGTGCCAAATAAGCAAACACGCACGTGGCAAAAAGTTAAGGGTGGCAGCTCATGAGAAAGGGTGGAAGAATGTGTATAAGATGACACCTGGATATGTGACAAGGATATTAGTTAGGTTTTCTTACATACATTCCAACACTTCATACTCATTTGATCCAACTGGAATGCCTGGTTACGTGTATCATTGTCAT ATCTTGGATCACGAAGATAATGCGATGATGAGGCCACTTGTGGTGATGAAGTGA